In the genome of Streptomyces racemochromogenes, one region contains:
- a CDS encoding ABC transporter permease subunit yields MGDLLVFVLSGLVSGALYALLATGLVLSYSASGLFNFAHGATAYLCALTFYELHSGLGWPAVPAALLVVCVLAPGLGWGLDRLMFRRLARTGETAQIVATIGLLVALPAAGLWAVDVLREAGLPLKPAENQFGLPGVGPSPARSWRLADGVGVDSDQLITWVVTAVVAAALWVLLRHTRLGLRLRAAVDNRPLTELRGISADRLSSVAWMIASALAGLAGVLATPLLGLSAHDFTLFLFVSATAAVIGRFASVPLAFAGGLGLGVVQNLVAGYASFAEGITGFRTAVPFLILFGGLLVLTRRARTAGVTAVETPPPDHLAGAPWGRRWGVWAAGAVLLGTAFYTVTTPFWSGLLAQGLAIGLVFMSFTVVTGLGAMVSLAQATFVTGAALVAGLLMSRGWPFAAALAVGTCVAAALGALVALPALRLGGRSLALATLALAFLADQVLFQMRWLRGGDAGWAVPRPVFGPVDLTDDRAFGVALVVLVSLVAAALGALRNSPSGRAMLAVRSAPAAAMACGVSVLRTKLLLFTLSAGLAGFGGVLYASYNTRITATDFTAMTGLVWLAVVVAAGVRRAPYAVVAGLVFAVAPRLLSDYVTESAHLPVILFGLAGLALANDPDGYCASIPARRARALAGRKGTRPAAAPALAGAAAAEAAPAGHEGARPAGPAGEGSDGAGHTRAGASGAAAAPEAPPAADGGAGGPVAAARAAAGGAPGPFPSPALGSRPDAAGTGSGGPGARASAVGASAVGGGGVPVALELRGVTAGYDGGSVLHGVDLTVRRGEILALLGPNGAGKSTACRVAAGLLPATGGTVALAGRDTTREGPVRRSRAGVLLVPEGRGIFPALTIEENLALYLEDPAERDAVYGRFPRLRERRAVAAGALSGGEQQMLALAPLLQRPPAVLIADEPSLGLAPRVVEEVFALLTELRDAGTALLLVEEKAAEVLGIADTVAYLARGRVAWCGPRAEVEQDRLTDAYLGMAP; encoded by the coding sequence ATGGGCGACCTGCTGGTCTTCGTACTGAGCGGCCTGGTCTCCGGCGCCCTGTACGCACTGCTCGCCACCGGGCTGGTGCTGTCGTACTCGGCGTCCGGGCTGTTCAACTTCGCGCACGGGGCCACCGCCTACCTGTGCGCGCTCACCTTCTACGAGCTGCACTCCGGCCTGGGCTGGCCGGCCGTCCCGGCCGCCCTGCTGGTGGTGTGCGTCCTCGCGCCCGGTCTCGGGTGGGGGCTGGACCGGCTGATGTTCCGCCGGCTCGCGCGGACCGGGGAGACCGCCCAGATCGTGGCGACCATCGGCCTGCTGGTGGCGCTGCCGGCGGCGGGACTCTGGGCCGTGGACGTCCTGAGGGAGGCGGGCCTGCCGCTGAAGCCCGCCGAGAACCAGTTCGGGCTGCCCGGCGTCGGGCCGAGCCCCGCCCGGTCCTGGCGGCTCGCGGACGGCGTCGGCGTGGACTCCGACCAGCTGATCACCTGGGTGGTGACGGCGGTGGTGGCCGCCGCCCTGTGGGTACTGCTGCGGCACACCCGGCTGGGGCTGCGGCTGCGGGCCGCCGTCGACAACCGCCCGCTGACCGAGCTGCGGGGGATCAGCGCCGACCGGCTGTCGTCGGTCGCGTGGATGATCGCCTCCGCGCTGGCCGGGCTCGCCGGCGTGCTGGCCACCCCGCTGCTGGGGCTGTCCGCGCACGACTTCACCCTGTTCCTGTTCGTGTCGGCGACGGCCGCCGTGATCGGCCGGTTCGCCTCCGTGCCGCTGGCCTTCGCGGGCGGGCTGGGGCTCGGGGTGGTGCAGAACCTCGTCGCCGGGTACGCCTCCTTCGCCGAGGGCATCACCGGGTTCCGCACGGCGGTGCCGTTCCTGATCCTGTTCGGCGGACTGCTGGTGCTGACCCGGCGGGCCCGCACCGCCGGGGTGACGGCCGTGGAAACGCCGCCGCCCGACCACCTGGCCGGGGCCCCCTGGGGCCGCCGGTGGGGGGTGTGGGCGGCGGGCGCCGTCCTGCTGGGTACGGCGTTCTACACCGTCACCACCCCGTTCTGGAGCGGGCTGCTGGCGCAGGGGCTGGCCATCGGGCTGGTGTTCATGTCCTTCACGGTGGTGACCGGGCTCGGCGCGATGGTCTCGCTCGCACAGGCCACCTTCGTCACCGGGGCCGCACTGGTGGCGGGGCTGCTGATGAGCCGGGGCTGGCCCTTCGCGGCGGCACTGGCGGTGGGTACCTGCGTGGCGGCCGCGCTGGGGGCGCTGGTGGCGCTGCCCGCGCTGCGCCTGGGCGGGCGCTCGCTGGCGCTGGCCACCCTGGCGCTGGCGTTCCTCGCCGACCAGGTGCTGTTCCAGATGCGGTGGCTGCGCGGCGGGGACGCGGGCTGGGCGGTGCCGCGCCCGGTGTTCGGGCCGGTGGACCTGACCGACGACCGGGCGTTCGGGGTGGCCCTGGTGGTGCTGGTCTCGCTGGTGGCGGCCGCCCTGGGCGCGCTGCGGAACTCCCCGTCGGGGCGGGCGATGCTGGCGGTGCGATCGGCGCCGGCGGCGGCGATGGCCTGCGGGGTGTCCGTGCTGCGGACGAAGCTGCTGCTGTTCACCCTGTCGGCGGGGCTGGCCGGCTTCGGGGGCGTGCTGTACGCCTCGTACAACACCCGGATCACGGCCACGGACTTCACCGCCATGACGGGGCTGGTGTGGCTGGCGGTGGTGGTCGCGGCGGGGGTGCGGCGGGCGCCGTACGCGGTGGTGGCGGGGCTGGTGTTCGCGGTGGCCCCGCGGCTGCTGTCGGACTACGTGACGGAGTCGGCCCACCTGCCGGTGATCCTGTTCGGCCTGGCCGGCCTGGCCCTGGCCAACGACCCGGACGGCTACTGCGCATCGATCCCGGCCCGCCGAGCCCGTGCCCTGGCCGGGCGGAAGGGAACCCGGCCGGCGGCCGCCCCGGCCCTGGCCGGCGCCGCGGCCGCCGAGGCCGCCCCGGCCGGGCACGAGGGAGCCAGGCCGGCCGGCCCCGCCGGCGAGGGCAGCGACGGGGCCGGGCACACCCGGGCCGGCGCCTCCGGGGCCGCGGCGGCCCCGGAGGCGCCCCCGGCCGCGGACGGCGGAGCCGGGGGGCCGGTCGCGGCCGCGCGGGCCGCAGCCGGGGGTGCCCCCGGTCCGTTCCCTTCCCCGGCGCTCGGCAGCCGGCCGGACGCCGCCGGGACCGGCAGCGGGGGTCCGGGGGCGAGGGCTTCGGCGGTGGGGGCTTCGGCGGTGGGCGGGGGTGGCGTGCCCGTTGCCCTGGAGCTGCGCGGGGTCACCGCCGGGTACGACGGCGGGAGCGTGCTGCACGGGGTGGACCTCACCGTCCGGCGCGGGGAGATCCTGGCCCTGCTCGGGCCCAACGGCGCCGGGAAGAGCACCGCCTGCCGGGTCGCGGCCGGGCTGCTGCCGGCCACGGGCGGGACGGTCGCCCTGGCCGGGCGGGACACCACCCGCGAGGGGCCCGTACGGCGCTCGCGCGCCGGGGTGCTGCTCGTCCCCGAGGGCCGCGGGATCTTCCCCGCGCTCACCATCGAGGAGAACCTGGCCCTGTACCTGGAGGACCCCGCCGAACGGGACGCCGTGTACGGCCGGTTCCCCCGGCTGCGCGAGCGGCGCGCCGTCGCCGCCGGGGCCCTTTCGGGCGGGGAGCAGCAGATGCTCGCGCTCGCCCCGCTGCTCCAGCGCCCGCCGGCGGTGCTGATCGCGGACGAGCCCTCGCTCGGCCTCGCGCCGCGCGTCGTGGAGGAGGTGTTCGCGCTGCTGACCGAGCTCCGCGACGCCGGCACCGCCCTGCTGCTGGTGGAGGAGAAGGCCGCCGAGGTCCTCGGGATCGCCGACACGGTGGCCTACCTCGCACGGGGCCGGGTCGCGTGGTGCGGCCCGCGGGCCGAGGTGGAACAGGACCGGCTGACCGATGCCTACCTGGGGATGGCGCCATGA
- a CDS encoding ABC transporter ATP-binding protein, which translates to MSDVLRASGIGVSFGGVRALAGVDIGIRAGEVCGLIGPNGAGKTTLFDVLSGIRRPDRGRILLDGADITRRSPVWRARHGMRRTFQRQQLFGQLSVADNVLVAQEWRGGGGGPAADLLALPARRARERARRGRGGRVLADCGIGSLGSSYAGGLPVGQARMVELARAVADPPGVLLLDEPASGMSAPERAQLAGVVRRLAAEACAVLLVEHDVAFVMDLCTRVVVLDLGSVLAEGTPAEVRADRRVREAYLGPA; encoded by the coding sequence ATGAGCGACGTGCTCCGCGCGAGCGGGATCGGCGTGAGCTTCGGCGGGGTCCGGGCCCTCGCCGGGGTGGACATCGGGATCCGGGCCGGGGAGGTGTGCGGGCTGATCGGGCCGAACGGGGCCGGGAAGACCACCCTGTTCGACGTGCTGTCGGGGATCCGGCGCCCCGACCGGGGGCGGATCCTGCTCGACGGGGCGGACATCACCCGCCGCTCCCCCGTGTGGCGGGCCCGGCACGGGATGCGCCGCACCTTCCAGCGGCAGCAGCTGTTCGGGCAGTTGAGCGTGGCCGACAACGTGCTGGTGGCGCAGGAGTGGCGGGGCGGCGGGGGCGGGCCGGCCGCCGACCTGCTGGCCCTGCCCGCCCGCCGGGCCCGGGAGCGGGCGCGGCGGGGGCGGGGCGGGCGGGTGCTGGCGGACTGCGGGATCGGCTCGCTCGGGTCCTCGTACGCGGGCGGGCTGCCGGTCGGGCAGGCCCGGATGGTGGAACTGGCCCGCGCGGTGGCGGACCCGCCGGGGGTGCTGCTGCTCGACGAGCCCGCGTCGGGGATGTCGGCGCCGGAGCGGGCGCAGCTCGCGGGGGTGGTGCGGCGGCTGGCGGCGGAGGCCTGCGCGGTGCTGCTGGTGGAGCACGACGTGGCCTTCGTGATGGACCTCTGCACCCGGGTCGTCGTCCTGGACCTGGGCTCCGTCCTCGCCGAGGGCACCCCCGCCGAGGTCCGCGCGGACCGGCGCGTGCGGGAGGCGTACCTGGGGCCGGCGTAG
- a CDS encoding aldo/keto reductase, producing MNQVPAVPLNNGTSMPQLGYGVWQVPDSEAEKAVSTALEAGYRSVDTAAVYGNERGTGKALAASGIPREELFVTTKLWNGSKQRWGREETLRAFDESLGKLRLDHVDLYLIHWPRPMRDDFLTIWKTFEEIAASGRARAVGVSNFRPEDLERLREVSPLVPAVNQIELHPLFPQAGMRALHSSLGIVTEAWSPLGQGKELLGLPAVVSVAAKHGRSAAQVVLRWHLQLGNVVIPKSVTPSRIRENLDVFGFELDAEDLAALDALGAGGHRIGPDPAVFDI from the coding sequence GTGAACCAGGTGCCCGCCGTCCCGCTCAACAACGGCACGTCCATGCCCCAGCTCGGCTACGGCGTCTGGCAAGTACCGGACTCCGAGGCGGAGAAGGCCGTCTCGACGGCGCTGGAGGCCGGCTACCGCAGTGTCGACACGGCCGCGGTCTACGGCAACGAGCGCGGTACCGGCAAGGCGCTCGCCGCCTCCGGGATCCCGCGCGAGGAGCTGTTCGTCACCACCAAGCTGTGGAACGGCTCCAAGCAGCGGTGGGGGCGCGAGGAGACGCTGCGCGCCTTCGACGAGTCGCTCGGCAAGCTGCGCCTGGACCATGTGGACCTGTACCTGATCCACTGGCCGCGTCCGATGCGCGACGACTTCCTGACCATCTGGAAGACGTTCGAGGAGATCGCGGCGAGCGGCCGGGCGCGGGCGGTGGGGGTGTCGAACTTCCGTCCGGAGGACCTGGAGCGGCTGCGCGAGGTGAGCCCGCTGGTGCCGGCGGTGAACCAGATCGAGCTGCACCCGCTGTTCCCGCAGGCCGGGATGCGCGCCCTGCACTCCTCGCTGGGCATCGTCACCGAGGCGTGGTCGCCGCTGGGCCAGGGCAAGGAGCTGCTCGGGCTGCCGGCGGTGGTGTCGGTCGCCGCCAAGCACGGCCGCAGCGCCGCGCAGGTGGTGCTGCGCTGGCACCTCCAGCTGGGCAACGTGGTGATCCCGAAGTCGGTGACCCCGTCCCGGATCCGCGAGAACCTGGACGTGTTCGGCTTCGAGCTGGACGCCGAGGACCTGGCGGCGCTGGACGCGCTGGGCGCGGGCGGGCACCGGATCGGGCCGGATCCGGCCGTCTTCGACATCTGA
- a CDS encoding RICIN domain-containing protein: MGFEDGTYRIRNVDSGLVLQLEGASRVRVGPDGPPAPAAARRWRVSAVHSGGGVFHVVSEDNGRRLDVANASTESGARVQVWRANAFGAQEWLVERHLDDPGVVSLVACISGLPLEADGEGRVRQGEDTDSPSQWWRLEPV; the protein is encoded by the coding sequence ATGGGCTTCGAGGACGGTACGTACCGGATCCGGAACGTGGACAGCGGGCTCGTGCTCCAGCTGGAGGGCGCTTCCCGGGTGCGGGTCGGCCCCGACGGGCCGCCCGCTCCGGCGGCGGCCCGGCGGTGGCGGGTTTCCGCCGTGCACAGCGGGGGCGGGGTCTTCCACGTGGTGAGCGAGGACAACGGGCGGCGCCTGGACGTGGCGAACGCCTCGACCGAGAGCGGGGCCCGGGTGCAGGTGTGGCGGGCCAACGCCTTCGGCGCCCAGGAGTGGCTGGTGGAGCGGCACCTGGACGATCCGGGGGTGGTGTCGCTGGTGGCGTGCATCAGCGGGCTGCCGCTGGAGGCCGACGGCGAGGGCCGGGTCCGGCAGGGCGAGGACACCGACTCGCCCTCCCAGTGGTGGCGGCTGGAGCCCGTCTGA
- a CDS encoding 4a-hydroxytetrahydrobiopterin dehydratase — MPSDPLSQKEIEDRLRELPGWAFEDDRIERTYRVDTHRAASALVSHICVVQDELNHHSELTLGYNTVRLSVNSHDAGGVVTEKDFALAERVETLAPAHGAA; from the coding sequence ATGCCGAGCGACCCGCTTTCGCAGAAGGAGATCGAGGACCGGCTCCGGGAACTCCCCGGCTGGGCCTTCGAGGACGACCGCATCGAGCGCACGTACCGCGTGGACACCCACCGGGCCGCCAGCGCCCTCGTCTCCCACATCTGCGTGGTCCAGGACGAGCTGAACCACCACTCCGAGCTCACCCTCGGCTACAACACCGTCCGCCTCTCGGTGAACAGCCACGACGCGGGCGGCGTCGTCACCGAGAAGGACTTCGCACTCGCCGAACGCGTCGAGACCCTGGCCCCCGCCCACGGCGCGGCCTGA
- a CDS encoding hydroxysqualene dehydroxylase: MAATGDGNGTDGTAGGSGGTDGTAGTETPGSSRRAFIAGAAAAAGTLPALGALAAPAAAAGPAPAAAGRSVAVLGGGVAGLTAAHELAERGYAVTVYERRALGGKARSMDVPGSARGGRRPLPAEHGFRFIPGIYHNLPDTMRRIPFPGNANGVWDNLVAPPEMMFARAGGREDLRAPIPWPGHSAGGLTPEELRRALTGMLESLVRLPAHETAYFVNRVLVFLTSCDERRDEVWERTPWWEFTRAARMSTEYQRILAVGITRNIVATKAEEASTRTVGTLGEAFVCNALGQGADGPPDRILNLPTNEAWIDPWERHLRSLGVEFRIGWTVQEVRYGDGRVSGVSVLDPDGARRTVTATHYVSALPVEHARRTWSPALRAADPMLGRCDRLRTDWMTGIQFYLTERAPLVHGHLNCVDSPWSLTAIQQAEHWPARDFPADYGDGTVVDCLSVDVSEWDRPGILYGKTAKQCTREEVAREVWAQLKASLNDTGRTLLADRTLHSWFLDPGVDGLGTPQPTNQDELLIHPTGTFHDRPSAGTRVPNFFLSGDYVAVDIDLATMEGANASARAAVNALLDRDGSGAARCAVIPRHRPAELEAAKRHDLWRYRLGLRNVFDLG, encoded by the coding sequence ATGGCCGCTACGGGCGACGGCAACGGCACGGACGGCACGGCGGGCGGGAGCGGCGGCACGGACGGCACGGCGGGCACGGAGACCCCGGGAAGCTCCAGGCGCGCGTTCATCGCGGGCGCGGCGGCCGCCGCGGGCACCCTCCCGGCCCTGGGCGCCCTCGCGGCGCCCGCCGCCGCCGCGGGCCCCGCGCCGGCCGCGGCGGGACGCTCCGTCGCCGTCCTGGGCGGCGGGGTCGCCGGGCTGACGGCCGCGCACGAGCTCGCGGAACGCGGCTACGCCGTCACCGTGTACGAACGCCGCGCGCTGGGCGGCAAGGCCCGCAGCATGGACGTACCCGGCAGCGCCCGGGGCGGCCGCAGACCGCTGCCGGCCGAGCACGGCTTCCGCTTCATCCCCGGGATCTACCACAACCTCCCGGACACGATGCGCCGCATCCCCTTCCCCGGCAACGCGAACGGCGTGTGGGACAACCTGGTGGCCCCGCCCGAGATGATGTTCGCCCGGGCCGGCGGCCGCGAGGACCTGCGCGCCCCCATCCCCTGGCCCGGCCACTCCGCCGGCGGGCTGACCCCGGAGGAGCTGCGGCGGGCCCTGACCGGGATGCTGGAGTCCCTGGTCCGGCTGCCCGCGCACGAGACCGCGTACTTCGTCAACCGGGTGCTGGTCTTCCTCACCAGCTGCGACGAGCGCCGCGACGAGGTGTGGGAGCGCACCCCCTGGTGGGAGTTCACCCGGGCCGCGCGGATGTCCACCGAGTACCAGCGCATCCTGGCCGTGGGCATCACCCGCAACATCGTGGCCACCAAGGCCGAGGAGGCCTCGACCCGTACGGTCGGCACCCTCGGGGAGGCCTTCGTCTGCAACGCGCTCGGCCAGGGGGCGGACGGCCCGCCGGACCGGATCCTGAACCTGCCGACCAACGAGGCGTGGATCGACCCGTGGGAACGCCACCTGCGGTCCCTCGGCGTGGAGTTCAGGATCGGCTGGACCGTCCAGGAGGTGCGGTACGGGGACGGCCGGGTGAGCGGGGTCTCGGTCCTGGACCCGGACGGGGCGCGGCGGACCGTCACCGCCACCCACTACGTCAGCGCGCTGCCCGTGGAGCACGCCCGGCGCACCTGGAGCCCGGCTCTGCGGGCCGCGGACCCCATGCTGGGGCGCTGTGACCGGCTGCGGACCGACTGGATGACCGGCATCCAGTTCTATCTGACCGAGCGCGCCCCGCTCGTGCACGGGCACCTCAACTGCGTCGACTCGCCGTGGTCGTTGACGGCGATCCAGCAGGCCGAGCACTGGCCGGCCCGGGACTTCCCGGCCGACTACGGCGACGGCACGGTCGTGGACTGCCTGTCGGTGGACGTCTCCGAGTGGGACAGGCCCGGGATCCTGTACGGGAAGACGGCCAAGCAGTGCACCCGGGAGGAGGTGGCGCGCGAGGTGTGGGCGCAGCTGAAGGCCTCGCTCAACGACACCGGCCGGACCCTGCTGGCCGACCGCACCCTGCACTCCTGGTTCCTGGACCCGGGCGTGGACGGCCTGGGCACCCCGCAGCCCACCAACCAGGACGAGTTGTTGATCCACCCGACCGGGACCTTCCACGACCGGCCGAGCGCGGGCACCCGCGTCCCCAACTTCTTCCTCAGCGGGGACTACGTGGCCGTCGACATCGACCTCGCGACGATGGAGGGCGCGAACGCCTCGGCCCGCGCGGCCGTCAACGCCCTGCTGGACCGTGACGGTTCGGGGGCGGCGCGGTGCGCCGTCATCCCGCGCCACCGGCCCGCGGAGCTGGAGGCGGCGAAGCGGCACGACCTGTGGCGCTACCGTCTCGGCCTGCGGAACGTCTTCGACCTGGGCTGA
- a CDS encoding helix-turn-helix domain-containing protein gives MTPSTPSAPTVGALLRTWRERRGISQLELAGRADSSSRHISFIETGRSRPSEEMVLRLADRLDVPVRERNALLLAAGYAPHYAHTALDDPAMETLREGMRRLLTGYEPYPALVVDAVYDVVAANAGIGMLLDGLPEHLLTPPLNAMRITLHPQGLAPRIRNLREWRGHLLAQMERQIALARSAPLRALYEEVSAYPVPERPGDAGPDEPVPYIALPLVIEHDGHLLSFVSSIATFNTPMDVTVAELAIETFLPADPATVKYLRSLGP, from the coding sequence ATGACCCCTTCGACCCCCTCGGCGCCCACGGTCGGCGCCCTGCTCCGGACCTGGCGGGAGCGGCGCGGGATCAGCCAGCTGGAACTGGCGGGCCGCGCCGACTCCTCGTCCCGCCACATCAGCTTCATCGAGACGGGCCGGTCCCGGCCGAGCGAGGAGATGGTGCTGCGGCTCGCCGACCGGCTCGACGTACCGGTGCGGGAGCGCAACGCGCTGCTCCTCGCGGCGGGTTACGCCCCGCACTACGCGCACACCGCGCTGGACGACCCGGCCATGGAGACGCTGCGCGAGGGCATGCGGCGGCTGCTGACCGGCTACGAGCCCTACCCGGCGCTGGTCGTGGACGCGGTGTACGACGTGGTGGCCGCCAACGCGGGCATCGGGATGCTGCTGGACGGGCTGCCCGAGCACCTGCTGACGCCGCCGCTGAACGCGATGCGGATCACCCTGCACCCGCAGGGCCTCGCCCCGCGGATCCGCAACCTCAGGGAGTGGCGCGGGCACCTGCTGGCGCAGATGGAGCGGCAGATCGCGCTGGCCCGCTCCGCGCCGCTGCGCGCGCTGTACGAGGAGGTGTCGGCCTACCCGGTGCCGGAGCGCCCCGGCGACGCCGGACCGGACGAGCCGGTCCCGTACATCGCGCTGCCGCTGGTGATCGAGCACGACGGGCACTTGCTGTCCTTCGTGTCGTCGATCGCGACCTTCAACACGCCGATGGACGTGACCGTCGCCGAGCTGGCCATCGAGACGTTCCTCCCGGCCGACCCGGCGACGGTGAAGTACCTGCGCTCACTGGGCCCCTGA
- a CDS encoding toxin-antitoxin system, toxin component: MRTTRTMRKLGAELVAEARLTAPAGAEAIIGGLCAAFGRRRGGRPVEFRFAPFPPETASGLWLELEERDLVVVEARTRPEHQLVIACHELWHIEEGACDGHGPGMAVAARLTGPHGSLADLLRRDSALDSVVRQAAARADREDPAEIRAETFGLHLGKVLKAFLPPPRQEPAPDGTERIKSSLGWNR; this comes from the coding sequence ATGAGGACCACACGGACCATGCGGAAGCTCGGCGCCGAGCTGGTGGCGGAGGCGCGGCTGACGGCACCGGCCGGGGCGGAGGCGATCATCGGGGGGCTGTGCGCGGCGTTCGGGCGCCGGCGCGGCGGGCGGCCGGTGGAGTTCCGCTTCGCCCCGTTCCCGCCGGAGACCGCCAGCGGGCTGTGGCTGGAGCTGGAGGAGCGCGACCTGGTCGTGGTGGAGGCCCGCACCCGGCCCGAGCACCAGCTGGTGATCGCCTGCCACGAGCTGTGGCACATCGAGGAGGGCGCCTGCGACGGCCACGGTCCCGGCATGGCGGTGGCCGCCCGCCTGACGGGCCCGCACGGCAGCCTCGCGGACCTGCTGCGGCGGGACTCCGCGCTGGATTCGGTGGTCCGTCAGGCGGCCGCCCGTGCCGACCGGGAGGATCCGGCCGAGATCCGGGCCGAGACCTTCGGCCTGCACCTCGGCAAGGTCCTGAAGGCGTTCCTGCCGCCGCCCCGGCAGGAGCCCGCCCCCGACGGGACCGAGCGCATCAAGTCCTCCCTCGGCTGGAACCGCTGA
- a CDS encoding MAB_1171c family putative transporter: MKDGLPLYVAGSVLVLALLIKAPALRRGWDQPLMRAVCALLVVGCLLTFLAPPPSLAAVNRLTGVANFAAPLVYGVLTAFSGASIVLILHWAGGPAAALRRATWVTVAVFGAVTVLIVAFFVLGDARVERLRDLDTYYANTPWLREMIVSYLLAHTVGSAALSLLSLKWMLRVDPALRPLRTGLALLTLGGLLDLGYLVAKWAAVGARWAGRDWDGLSTYVAPPLASAAALLVGAGFIVPMVGGSAAWRDFSQYRRLRPLWKALRGFARAGVATVPLTWWSPVGIRLIHRESVIDDGLLALASWFDPAVRTAAYGAARRQGLTEAGAAVVADAAMLAAACRARAAAERPGAPDAGSAEPAPYRLDGQPLTALAREFRGSPIVDAARRGLPVGRGA; this comes from the coding sequence GTGAAGGACGGACTGCCGCTCTACGTGGCGGGTTCGGTGCTGGTGCTGGCCCTGCTGATCAAGGCGCCGGCCCTGCGGCGGGGCTGGGACCAGCCGCTGATGCGGGCCGTGTGCGCGCTGCTGGTGGTCGGCTGCCTGCTCACCTTCCTGGCGCCCCCGCCGTCCCTGGCGGCGGTCAACCGGCTCACCGGGGTCGCCAACTTCGCCGCCCCGCTGGTGTACGGCGTGCTGACGGCCTTCTCGGGGGCCTCCATCGTGCTGATCCTGCACTGGGCGGGCGGTCCGGCGGCGGCGCTGCGGCGGGCGACCTGGGTGACGGTGGCGGTGTTCGGCGCGGTCACCGTGCTGATCGTGGCCTTCTTCGTGCTCGGGGACGCGCGCGTGGAGCGGCTGCGGGACCTGGACACGTACTACGCGAACACGCCGTGGCTGCGCGAGATGATCGTCTCCTACCTGCTGGCGCACACGGTCGGCAGCGCCGCGCTGAGCCTGCTCTCGCTGAAGTGGATGCTGCGCGTCGATCCCGCGCTGCGGCCGCTGCGGACCGGGCTGGCGCTGCTGACCCTGGGCGGGCTGCTGGACCTGGGGTACCTGGTCGCGAAGTGGGCGGCGGTGGGAGCCCGCTGGGCGGGCCGCGACTGGGACGGCCTGTCCACGTACGTGGCCCCGCCGCTCGCCTCGGCGGCGGCCCTGCTGGTGGGCGCCGGGTTCATCGTCCCGATGGTCGGCGGTTCGGCGGCCTGGCGGGACTTCAGCCAGTACCGGCGGCTGCGCCCGCTGTGGAAGGCCCTGCGCGGGTTCGCCCGCGCCGGCGTGGCGACGGTGCCGCTGACGTGGTGGTCGCCGGTCGGGATCCGGCTGATCCACCGCGAGTCGGTGATCGACGACGGGCTGCTGGCCCTGGCGAGCTGGTTCGACCCGGCCGTGCGGACGGCCGCGTACGGGGCCGCCCGCCGCCAGGGCCTGACCGAGGCGGGCGCGGCCGTGGTGGCGGACGCGGCCATGCTAGCCGCCGCCTGCCGGGCGCGGGCCGCCGCCGAACGCCCGGGCGCCCCGGACGCGGGCTCCGCGGAACCCGCCCCGTACCGCCTCGACGGGCAGCCGCTGACCGCGCTCGCCCGGGAGTTCCGCGGCTCGCCGATCGTGGACGCGGCCCGGCGCGGCCTCCCCGTCGGCCGGGGGGCTTAG